In Ischnura elegans chromosome 9, ioIscEleg1.1, whole genome shotgun sequence, the following proteins share a genomic window:
- the LOC124165281 gene encoding uncharacterized protein LOC124165281 isoform X3 yields the protein METNGCANERRIEQAKKIHVKGLRDHESRRGLIPIQRLSIPSKSAMAVGATGGSVDGPSSGLAGNKDSGSLHQLKRENQPLVEWDTDESEEEIHFFPVSSSAGKGGNIAMGRQVLTDTFSIEGLDLSGEDEEEEDDDDEDDLNLVPPKLHYQTCTCCVLPISCGCAIM from the exons ATGGAGACCAATGGCTGTGCcaatg AACGAAGAATCGAGCAAGCAAAGAAAATCCATGTGAAAGGATTGCGGGACCATGAGTCAAGGAGAGGCCTTATCCCGATTCAAAGGCTCTCGATCCCTAGCAAGAGTGCCATGGCGGTGGGCGCCACAGGAGGGAGCGTGGATGGGCCGTCATCTGGCCTGGCAGGCAACAAGGACAGCGGCAGCCTGCATCAGTTGAAGAGGGAAAACCAGCCACTGGTCGAGTGGGACACGGACGAGAG TGAAGAGGAGATCCACTTCTTCCCAGTGTCGTCGTCTGCTGGGAAGGGGGGGAACATAGCCATGGGCAGGCAGGTGCTCACGGACACATTCTCAATTGAGGGCCTTGACCTATCGGGcgaagatgaggaggaggaagatgacGACGATGAAGATGATCTCAACTTAGTTCCTCCGAAGTTGCACTATCAGACGTGTACGTGCTGTGTGCTGCCCATTTCCTGTGGATGTGCCATTATGTAA
- the LOC124165281 gene encoding uncharacterized protein LOC124165281 isoform X2, with protein MDCQNLRKISRMDRSKSEERRIEQAKKIHVKGLRDHESRRGLIPIQRLSIPSKSAMAVGATGGSVDGPSSGLAGNKDSGSLHQLKRENQPLVEWDTDESEEEIHFFPVSSSAGKGGNIAMGRQVLTDTFSIEGLDLSGEDEEEEDDDDEDDLNLVPPKLHYQTCTCCVLPISCGCAIM; from the exons AACGAAGAATCGAGCAAGCAAAGAAAATCCATGTGAAAGGATTGCGGGACCATGAGTCAAGGAGAGGCCTTATCCCGATTCAAAGGCTCTCGATCCCTAGCAAGAGTGCCATGGCGGTGGGCGCCACAGGAGGGAGCGTGGATGGGCCGTCATCTGGCCTGGCAGGCAACAAGGACAGCGGCAGCCTGCATCAGTTGAAGAGGGAAAACCAGCCACTGGTCGAGTGGGACACGGACGAGAG TGAAGAGGAGATCCACTTCTTCCCAGTGTCGTCGTCTGCTGGGAAGGGGGGGAACATAGCCATGGGCAGGCAGGTGCTCACGGACACATTCTCAATTGAGGGCCTTGACCTATCGGGcgaagatgaggaggaggaagatgacGACGATGAAGATGATCTCAACTTAGTTCCTCCGAAGTTGCACTATCAGACGTGTACGTGCTGTGTGCTGCCCATTTCCTGTGGATGTGCCATTATGTAA